From the Equus quagga isolate Etosha38 chromosome 16, UCLA_HA_Equagga_1.0, whole genome shotgun sequence genome, one window contains:
- the LOC124228070 gene encoding LOW QUALITY PROTEIN: calcium-binding protein 39-like (The sequence of the model RefSeq protein was modified relative to this genomic sequence to represent the inferred CDS: substituted 1 base at 1 genomic stop codon) — MPMFSKSHKNPVEIVKNLKDNMVILEKQDKKTDKASEEVSKSLQAMKEILCGTNDKEPPTEVVAQLAQELYNSGLLVTLIADLQLIDFEGKKDVTQIFNNILRRQIGTRSPTVEYISAHPHILFMLLKGYEAPQIALRCGIMLRKCIXHEPLAKIVLFSDQFRDFFKYVELSTFDIASDAFATFKDLLTRHKVLVADFLEQNYDTIFEDCEKLLLSENYVTKRQSLKLLGELILDRHNFAIMTKYISRPENLKLMMNLLRDKSPNIQFEAFHVFKVFVASPHKTQPIVEILLKNQPKLIEFLSSFQKERTDDEQFTDEKNYLIKQIRDLKKTAP, encoded by the coding sequence ATGCCTATGTTTAGTAAATCACACAAAAATCCAGTGGAAATTGTGAAAAATCTGAAAGACAACATGGTCATTTtggaaaagcaagacaaaaagacagacaaggcCTCAGAAGAAGTCTCAAAATCGCTGCAAGCAATGAAAGAAATTCTGTGTGGTACAAATGACAAGGAACCCCCAACTGAAGTTGTGGCTCAGCTGGCACAAGAGCTCTACAATAGTGGGCTGCTGGTGACACTGATAGCTGACCTACAGCTGATagactttgagggaaaaaaagatgttaCCCAGATATTTAACAACATCCTGAGAAGACAGATAGGCACTCGGAGCCCTACCGTAGAGTACATTAGTGCTCATCCTCATATCCTCTTTATGCTCCTCAAAGGATATGAAGCCCCACAGATTGCCTTACGCTGTGGAATTATGCtgagaaaatgtatttgacaTGAACCACTTGCCAAAATTGTCCTCTTTTCTGATCAATTCAGAGATTTCTTTAAGTATGTGGAGTTGTCAACATTTGATATTGCTTCAGACGCCTTTGCTACTTTTAAGGATTTACTAACCAGACATAAAGTGTTGGTAGCAGACTTCTTAGAACAAAATTATGACACTATTTTTGAAGACTGTGAGAAATTGCTTCTGTCTGAGAATTATGTGACTAAGAGACAATCTTTAAAGCTGCTGGGTGAGCTGATCCTGGACCGACACAACTTCGCCATCATGACAAAGTACATCAGCAGGCCCGAGAACCTCAAGCTCATGATGAACCTCCTCCGAGATAAAAGTCCCAACATTCAATTTGAAGCCTTCCACGTCTTTAAGGTATTTGTGGCCAGTCCTCACAAAACTCAGCCTATTGTGGAGATTCTATTAAAAAATCAACCCAAACTCATTGAATTTCTGAGCAGCTTCCAAAAAGAAAGGACGGACGATGAGCAGTTCACCGATGAGAAGAACTACTTGATCAAACAGATTCGTGACTTGAAGAAAACAGCCCCTTGA